DNA from Papio anubis isolate 15944 chromosome 1, Panubis1.0, whole genome shotgun sequence:
gaagaagaaaacaaccttCCTGCCATTGATACAGGATACCCAAACTAACTTCTCCTTTTAGCAAGGTAAGAGGAATCAGAAAGGACGCATGAATGAAgtgagaacaaaaaagaaaagggaaaaaggaagaagagttataaggggaggggcaggtgagataaagaagagaaacaagaagaaaaaagttagccCCTTCCTAACACTACTCCTCATTTCCTTCTTACTaccttcagaatttctttttaaagttctatCCTCCCCTAGGGTCTGTCCTTCCAGATCATCCCTGCCCTAGGAGTTACTACCAGTTTTAGGACTTGGATGAATCCCTACACTTTCACCCCCATAGCTGACTGGCAGGGAAGAGCACAGGTACAAAAGAATTCCCTATATCAGCTTGCACATGTACAATAGAACGGGCTATGTCATTGctattcaaagaagaaatactaAATTCATGGTCCCATTAAAATTATTACATacaggctgggcgccgtggcttacacctgtaatcccagtactttgggaggccgaggcgggtggattaccttaggtcaggagttcgagatcagcctggccaacatggcaaaaccccgtctctactaaaaatacaaaaattagccaggcatggtggcaggcacctataatcccagctactcaggaggctgaggcaggacaaccccttgaacccgggaggcagaggttgcagtgagccaagatcatatcactgcaccactgcactccagctttggtgacagagtgagactcagtctcaaaaaaaaaaaaaaaaattacatataactGTTAGGTCCTGAGTACTATTAATCTTATAATTTAGGGCTATTatagttaaataaaattagaggctAGTCTGAAAGCAAAAGGTACTAATGAGTTCTAATTCCCAATAATCGTACTACAAATTTAATCTGTTTCATAAATGGAATACCAATTCAACGCTCTAACTTTTCGAAATAAAAATGGATGTATGAATACATCAACTTTAAAAgactgatacatatatatacatgcacaaacatactTGTATCCCTAAAGGCTGCAATGCATTGGTGAAGAAAAAATGCAAGATTGATTGCAGCTATATTAGATGTTatataaatatgaacaaaataatttatgttttcatgcagaaaagaatgaaaggattCAGAGAAGAATGCTGTAACCAACCAGTTACAATGCAAAGAGGGAGTCAGGTAGACCCTAGAGGCAATGAGAGCAGTTAGGAATCTAATGCAATGCTCTGGGTGAAAAGTAATTATGGGCTATAAATAATCCCACAGATCCAAAAAAACacccaaatgaaataaattaaaatcctcTTAAACAGACTGACCCAGACATTCAAATGAGATTTACTAATTGCCAAAGAAAATAAGAGTTGCTGTTTAAAATGCTATTAGCCCAGATTTTACCTGTGCATCTGACTGTGTCATCTGCTCAGCTAAATGTAAACAAgaatggaaggagaaaagaatgtcTTCACACAAGCTAGTAATTATATCTTTGTGTTTCAACTGGCTTTTTATTATGGACTGGTGCTTAAGGCTCTgcctaaatgaataaaaagaaaagaatacaatcACCACAAGTAACACATCAAGTAACTTAGGACCACCACCAATATCTACcttatagaacatttaaaaaacaatcacgAAGCATCATATATGACATAATATAAATAAGATATGCCTATTTACCTTTGAAGCAGATATGTTTGTTTAAATAAGCTGCTAATTTTTTCTCTgtgtaaaatattaattgaattcttactatgcaccaggcactctACCAGGCCCTGGGGACAAAGGGGTCAAACAAACGGACACAATCTCTGCCTTACCTGCATGAAACTTGTGGTCCAGCATGAGAGAGAACGTTAAATAATTCTAAGAATAATTAATTAGGGCTGTGATTTGTCAAATGACAAAGTCTAAGGTGCTACAATAGAGAGACCTAATCTAATTTATTCTTAGCGTAAGGATATCAAAGAATGTTATCATGAAGATATAACTCTTAAGCTGAGAACTGAAAGACAATAAGCAGGAGTTAGCAAGGTATACAATAGGAGAGAGAAGCATCCTAGGCAGATGGAAAAACCATGAAAAGGCTCTGGGACAGGAGAGTTTGGTATGTTTAAGGAACTAAGAGCAGGGAGAGAGCAGCATGAGACAGGCTGGTGAAGGAGGCAGCGTCCAGAGAGGATTAGGTTGTTATTCTTAGTAAAATGGGATAGATGTTAAGCAATAGAGTGACATGaactgatttgctttttaaaagatcattctgcTGGGTAGAAAATGAACTGGAAGAGGGTAAGAGTGGAAGATATTCAGTGGTGATGATAGCGATGTGGCTAATTCCTTGAGCATTAACTATGTGTCATGCACAGTTCTAAGCATTTCAGTGATGAACTCAATTCTCACTATAACCCTGTCAAGaaggtgctattattatttccattttcagatGAGCAAACTAATGTTCAGAGAAATTAACCAAATAGCCCAAGGGCTCAGAAGGAGTAAATGATTTCAGAATGGATTTAAGCACATGTGACACAGCTTCCAGGCAACACTCTTAACCACTGAATGGCAACTTAATGTCCTGGTAATAGAAGAAAAGCACCTAACACCTGAAAATACACCGACCTTTAatgttttatgtatgtgtataaagtaGATATTCTTAACCATTTTTACATCTCAACTACATCTCCTCTCACCCCTAAGAATCTGATGAATGCTATAGGCACTATCCCTAGTGACCTGTTATAATGCTTCAGTTTCAGAAAGTTAAAATTACTGTATAAATGGAATTAAGTGTGAACAACTTAAAAGTACCTAATGAAAAGATTATATTCGGTTCTAATTATAGTTACCAATTTATCTAATCCTAGAAATAGGATACTTGAGAGCTGGTTAAACAACAGTAGCAGCAGGAAAGTGGTTAAGTTCTAGTCTGGCCCATAGCCCATTATTTCTGAAGTACTAGCTAActagaaaaaacactttttttatttttagaggccACAGGGTAAAGAAGTCCAATTTGGCTTGAGAGTTACATGTATAATATCTGGATTATCAGACAGCAGTGTCAGTGAACATTAAATTCACACAAAATGTTTCAAATGCAATCTAAAGAATCATGAATAATTAAGATTGGGGaatatggaaaacattttctaaaaagtaaaaaataacaaacaaacttACTTAATTATAAACTTCCAAGTATTGGCATGAAATGCATGGTCCATACTGGAAATAACAGAGCAGATATCCAATAAAGAATGAATAACTGCAAAGAAAGATAACAGAACTTTTAAGACATCCAAATATCATGGGGGTGAGTTTCTCCCATAATTAACACTATCTACTGAACAATTTCAACATTTGATTGAATTAAAATAGGTAACACAGTTTGGAAATAGTTGTgtcaaaagaattatttaaactatttaaGTGTCACACTTGTTACGGTTTTTATACCTATTGGAAATTAACTTTTGAAGTTTATACCTACCTGATGacctaaataaaactaaaaatgttcaGTGGAATAAAAGTTGTACCCTATTATAACTGAAATATTCTACAGATATAATTCTAAtccaaaatgacaaaacaaattgctaaggaaagaaaacctaaaaaggaagaattcaaatTAATTTCCATGGTATTCATGCAAGGCTTTTACTCAGCCTATGGTAGACTACTTATAAAAATGGCCACAATGACTGCCCTTTGTGAATCCACACTTTTCCACAATGACTCTGGGCTAAACCCTATGACCTGCTTTGGCCCGGGggacaataataaaattaaggcaagCAGAAACTTGGAACGTGCTAGCATACAGGGACCTGCTCACTCTTGCTACTCTTAGAAACCCTGAAACCACTGGCATCAGGTATCTGAGATGTGGTGAGCCTGCTGAATGATGCACACGGCTTTCTCAAGTACTTCTGCCTCTGCCAACAGCCAGATGTGAATGAAGTCACTGAAGTCACATGGGTGAGCTAGTGCCCCAGGTGGATCAGAGAAAGTTATATCAGGGGATCCCACCCTAAACTGCAGACTCACAGaatcatgaataaataaaatagtgaataaaTAGACTTTGAGAGGGTGTGTTGCAGAGCGACAGGGCCCTGATACATTGcacaaaaacaaatttctctCTTTATACCAAAGTTTTGAATGCAAACTTTGCCCTTACATAGTTTTTCAAACTCTTGTTCATAATCCATTAATGAGTGATAAAATCAATGAAGTGTGCTACAAccacaattctttaaaaataaactagttttggccaggcaaggtggctcatgctcgtaatcccagcactctgggaggctgaggcaggtggattacctgaggtcaggagttcaaaaccagcctggccaacatggtgaaatacaaaaattagccaggtgtggtggcggacgcctataatcccagctactcgggaggctgaggcaggagaatcgcctgagtccgggaggcgaggttgcagtgagccaagattgcgtcactgcactctagcctgggcgacagagggagactgtgtcaaaaataaataaataaataaaaataaactagtatAAAGTGCATTACATGTAAAATGAGTATACTTCATTATAATATGAGAATagacatatttatatacacatatgcacatatttatatgtattctgGAAGGAAATATAAACTGCATCTCAATATGAGTTAtggtttaaaaaatgtgaaagttaTTGTCTCTGAATATGGTCAACCTCAGAGAACATAAAGTTATATAAGTTAATCATTGTGGAGAAATTACAGTAACTGAATACTCAAATCTAGGTTAAGGcacccaaaataaattttataaattccaaatttaaagattaaaatgcaTTTGGTAAGATTTAAATCAATGTTAACGCATAATTAGTAAGAAAATAACAGGAATCATTAGAGACAATTTTAACTGATATATGATTTACAGTCACCATATACCAAGCAGAAAGTTTTCTTCACTCACCTATTACCATATTCAAAATATCATCATTCTCATCTACTGAAGGGTCCATGCAAACCATGTCCAGCAGTTCCATTAGCTGCTTTTGAAGAGAATAGGCCTCCTTGAAAAGAGCCTGAAGAAGGTCTGAAACTAGGTGTAAACGCCCAGAATACACAGATTCACTATTCTGATTAcggataaataaaaatgagagaaaaaacaaatcataaaaaGCTCAAGAACCAAATTTACTTTAATTCATACTATTAGAAATCATAAATTTACTGAATCACACATTGATTGTTTAGTGAACATCCATTAAATATAGTGTACTTCAAGAGATGCAagcatgtataaaatattatttgacttCCATGATCTTACAAATACAGAACTAAAAGAAAGGTAACATTAGGCCCGGTGCATGACATTTTTAGCATCCTATCAGCAAAGAGAGGTATTAATTAACTAGCTATTTTCATTTGCTCAGCAAATAGCAATATTAAAACTGTCTGAACCCCATAAATTCTAGGCAAGCTTTTGTGCCTCAAGGCTACCTTTGGAATGCAGAGATGGACTAAACAAGGATTAATTTCCCTTTATAAAAGGAAGTTCTGACATCTAATCATAATGGTAACTGAATATTGATCAATGCAACATGACAGAACTATTTCAGGATCCCTGTGTCTGTCTCAacataaattcttaaaatttctttctttatagaggggaaataaaataaaactaaaaacccCCAAAAAGCCACTTTTAATGACTTCCTTATAACCACttttttgaaacaattatttACTTACATGTTCTTTATTGTATAGAAAAGTTTATTTCAATAATACagactaaaatgtaaaatcttaTACAAACATTATTTTACTCAGCCCCTATGCACATTGATTATATACCATTCAAAGTATAATTAGACCTTTACTCACCTTACAATGCACAAATGTGCTTTTAATTACATGAAGGACTGAGGAGGGGAGACtctgaatattttccaaaatgatggATTCCTGCGTGGCACAGACATGCTGAACACATCCTGTAAGAGCTCCTAAGAGCTGCACCATTGTCTGTGAATAAGGAAGGAAATttcattcagaatatattttttgtgCACTGAAAAGGTATTAGTCAGTATGCTGGGTGCTacaaatacagcagtgaacaaaacacagTCTGTTCCTCTTTTCACAGAACTTTAGTCTATCAGAACTACAAATACTGGAACAACTGTCTAGCCATTTAGAATCCTAACCCAAACTTCAAAACACATGGCAGGTGTTCTACACATATACCTTGAAAATACAGGTCGGGTAGGCTGAGCACGGTGtttcacgcatgtaatcccagcactttgggaggccaaggtgggcggatcacgaggtcaggagatcaagaccatcctaacacagtgaaaccccgtctctactaaaaatacaaaaaattagccgggcgtggtggcgactgcctgtagtcccagctacttgggaggctgaggcaggagaatggtgtgaaccggggaggaggagtttgcagtgagccgagatcacaccactacactccagcctgggtgacagagcgagactccgtctcaaaaaaaaaaaatacaggtaggGTAAGCTAGCTTGATGACTTGTCTTCTTCTAAGAGTTTATTATTCAGAATTCATGTTTCTATATTCACGTCTTTAATTCTATACATTTAATTCCAACATTACACCATTACATAAGAATACATGGCTAATCAGTATCAGTATAAAAATTTTGATATTCTTTaaactccctctctctcctgctttctaATACAATTGACTTACCTGTAAAATATTCCTTAAAGTAGTCTGGATTTCCAAATTTTGGCTTGACAGTCCTCTGGCTTGACTGGTTAATTCATATACCATGTCATCAAATAATTTCACAGTCTGTAAAAACAAATCAAGTAATAAACAGTAATAAGAGAAATCActagaaaagacaagacaaaacTTTACAGAGAAAACGCAATACGATAATTTGATTTTGCACTTAGTAACATCCACGGGCTGTCATCTAGCTTAACAATTGTACCTAATTAAGcacaaaatatagagaaaaggTACTTTTACAATGTAATTCCCCCCAAAAGCctcaaacagaaatttattttccatttctatggTTTGGATCTATTTAATagcatcaattttttaaaaaaatcactcaaagTTCACATTTTAGAGatgcaagaaataaaagtattactTTTGCCCAATAAATTTGACTGTCTTGAAGAGTCCACATTCGTATGGCCATTTACAAGGGTATTTTCTGGAAGGAATTTGCACTGAATCTCCTAATCACTACTTGCTTATTTTCTAACCAGTTTCCTTTTTGACCCAATTCAAGATAACCTTCCTGAATTAAGAGTATAGTATATGACCTTACAACTAAGCTTTTTGTCTGTGAAAAGTTAGCCACCCTAAGATCTTAATACTTGGATCTTTCTAACAATTTAAATGACCTAAACATTACAAGAATAGCAACATAGTCAACAATACAATGTAGTTAAAGAAGATACTGTTTCCCGTAGGCCTGTTAACATTCAACATCTATTTTTATCTATGTAATAGTTGAATCTTTTTCTGGTGGTCAAGAACAAATTCTAAGAAATATTTCAGATAGAGAATCATCAAGTGACTATGAGTACAAGAAACCTGAAAGATTATGTTTAAAAGCTAAAGTTAGAAACCCATTTCAATAAGAGATTAATTacaaataatgtttcattttggCACCAAAGTATCTTTGGTTGCctccatttaaaacaaaaaaagtatgctTGTGCTTTTCAGAGAAAACGTATACCATATATATCGAAAAAGTAATAACGTAGTCTGTGAATTTAATGTTTTATCTTAGTTACTTGATTTTGCCAAtattccagct
Protein-coding regions in this window:
- the C1H1orf112 gene encoding uncharacterized protein C1orf112 homolog isoform X7; protein product: MSQERAVPASAVPLEELSSWPEELCRRELPSVLPRLLSLSQHSDSWIEHVQILKIIVEMFLPHMNHLTLEQTFFSQVLPKTVKLFDDMVYELTSQARGLSSQNLEIQTTLRNILQTMVQLLGALTGCVQHVCATQESIILENIQSLPSSVLHVIKSTFVHCKFQTFFRLFSRRPILFKSS